A part of Thioalkalivibrio sp. ALJ12 genomic DNA contains:
- the alr gene encoding alanine racemase, which translates to MRRAASIQLHPEALRHNLAVARGLAPGVPMWSVIKAEGYGHGLLWAAEALASESDGLAVSQVGEARALRDAGFDGALLVLQGPRDPSEVHACTEFDLQPVLHDAAQLDHLETARVTLPIVWIKLNTGMNRLGFVPAEAASVARRLQVTGHGQGGLHWMTHMACADEPEHPQNARQLDRFATTVAEFSGRRSVANSAALFAGWGRGGTSDAPGEYWGRPGIMLYGAHPASVPTEHLPEGPDSDLRPAMTVQAPIIATQPLESGSTVGYGATWAADVPGRAGIVAMGYADGYPRHAPSGTPVLVKGALCPLIGRVSMDMLAVDLSGVPDAQVGDPVTLWGEGLPVERVARAAGTISYELLTRVADRLQPAR; encoded by the coding sequence GTGAGGCGCGCGGCCAGCATCCAGCTCCACCCCGAGGCCCTGCGGCACAACCTGGCCGTGGCGCGAGGCCTCGCACCCGGTGTCCCCATGTGGTCGGTGATAAAGGCGGAAGGCTACGGCCACGGACTGCTGTGGGCGGCCGAGGCACTCGCCAGCGAAAGCGACGGGCTGGCCGTCTCCCAGGTCGGTGAGGCGCGGGCACTGCGCGATGCCGGCTTCGACGGCGCGTTGCTGGTGCTGCAGGGTCCGCGCGATCCCTCCGAGGTGCATGCCTGCACCGAATTCGATCTGCAGCCCGTGCTGCACGACGCGGCACAACTCGACCATCTCGAGACCGCCCGAGTCACGCTTCCCATCGTCTGGATCAAACTGAATACCGGGATGAACCGGCTGGGTTTCGTGCCGGCGGAGGCGGCCTCGGTCGCCAGGCGACTGCAGGTTACCGGCCACGGGCAGGGCGGGTTGCACTGGATGACCCACATGGCCTGTGCCGACGAGCCGGAGCATCCACAAAATGCCCGCCAGCTGGACCGTTTCGCGACGACGGTGGCGGAATTTTCGGGACGCCGCAGCGTGGCCAATTCGGCGGCCCTGTTTGCCGGCTGGGGTCGGGGCGGGACGTCCGATGCCCCCGGTGAATACTGGGGCCGGCCCGGTATCATGCTCTACGGCGCGCATCCGGCCTCGGTACCCACCGAGCACCTCCCGGAGGGTCCGGACAGCGACCTGCGCCCGGCGATGACCGTGCAGGCCCCGATCATCGCCACCCAGCCGCTCGAATCCGGCAGTACCGTCGGTTATGGGGCGACCTGGGCTGCCGATGTGCCGGGCCGGGCCGGGATCGTCGCGATGGGGTATGCCGACGGATACCCGCGCCATGCCCCGTCGGGCACACCAGTGCTGGTGAAGGGGGCGCTTTGCCCGCTGATCGGGCGCGTGTCCATGGACATGCTGGCGGTGGATCTCTCCGGGGTGCCCGATGCGCAGGTCGGGGACCCGGTGACCCTGTGGGGCGAAGGCCTTCCCGTGGAACGCGTGGCGCGTGCGGCGGGGACGATCAGCTACGAGCTGCTGACGCGTGTGGCCGACCGGCTGCAGCCGGCGCGCTGA